The DNA window GACGGATGGAGGTACGGTTACAGTCCATGGCGGTATCACCACCACCCAGCACCACCACTTTTTTACCCGCCATGCTGATAAAGTCCGCCGGGTCTTTTTCAAAACCCAGGTTGTGGTTGACGTTGGCAATCAGAAAATCCAGCGCATCCACCACACCCGACAGGTCTTCACCGGGGAAGCCGCCTTTCATGTAGGTGTAGGTGCCCATGCCCAGGAATACGGCGTCGAATTCTTCGATCAGACTGTGGAAATCGACGTCTTTGCCCACTTCGGTATTCAGGCGGAACTCAATGCCCATGCCTTCAAAGATTTTGCGGCGGTTGGCCATCACACTCTTTTCCAGCTTGAACTCGGGGATACCGAAGGTGAGCAGGCCACCGATTTCCGGGTATTTGTCGAACACCACCGGGGTGACGCCATTGCGCACCAGTACGTCGGCACAGCCCAGACCCGCCGGGCCGGCACCGATGATGGCAACACGTTTACCGGTCGGTACCACTTTCGACATATCCGGCTTCCAGCCCATGGCGAAAGCGGTGTCGGTAATGTACTTCTCAACGTTACCAATGGTGACCGCACCGAAGCCGTCGTTGAGGGTACAGGAACCCTCGCACAGACGATCCTGCGGGCACACCCGACCGCACACTTCCGGCAGGGTGTTGGTTTGGTGGCTCAGTTCCACCGCTTCCAGAATGTTGCCTTCGCTGGCCAGTTTCAGCCAGTTCGGAATAAAGTTGTGAACCGGGCATTTCCATTCGCAGTAAGGGTTACCACAGCCCAGGCAACGGTGTGCCTGCTGGTTCACTTCTTCCTGATTGAACGGCTTATAAATTTCCACAAACTGGCTTTTACGCAGCTTGAGGGGTTTTTTGGCCGGATCTTTCCGGCCCACATCCAGAAACTGGAAGTGATTGTTCAGACGTTGTGCCATCTCGAACCTCTCTCTCTCATCCCGACCGGTTACTCGGGACGAGCACGGGTGTTATTCAGCAATTGTTGTAAATCGGCCGCTTTCGGCTTCACCAGCCAGAACTTGCCAACGTAGCCATCGAAGTCATCCAGTACGGTATGGCCCCAGGCACTGCCAGTGGCGGCGGCAAATTCGTGCAGCATGCCGCGCAGGTGGCTGCGGTAGGCTTCGCTGGTTTCGTTGGAAATGCGGTGAATGGCCACCAGCTCGCTGTTGTATTTGTCGACGAAGCTGTTATCCAGATCCAGCACATAGGCGAAGCCACCGGTCATACCGGCACCGAAGTTGTAGCCGGTTTCACCCAGTACCACGACCACGCCGCCGGTCATGTATTCGCAGCAGTGGTCGCCCGCGCCTTCCACAAT is part of the Venatoribacter cucullus genome and encodes:
- a CDS encoding FAD-dependent oxidoreductase, producing MAQRLNNHFQFLDVGRKDPAKKPLKLRKSQFVEIYKPFNQEEVNQQAHRCLGCGNPYCEWKCPVHNFIPNWLKLASEGNILEAVELSHQTNTLPEVCGRVCPQDRLCEGSCTLNDGFGAVTIGNVEKYITDTAFAMGWKPDMSKVVPTGKRVAIIGAGPAGLGCADVLVRNGVTPVVFDKYPEIGGLLTFGIPEFKLEKSVMANRRKIFEGMGIEFRLNTEVGKDVDFHSLIEEFDAVFLGMGTYTYMKGGFPGEDLSGVVDALDFLIANVNHNLGFEKDPADFISMAGKKVVVLGGGDTAMDCNRTSIRQGADSVTCAYRRDEANMPGSKREVVNARQEGVEFLFNRQPVEIVGNGKVEGVKVVTTQMGEPDENGRRRPEVIPGSEEILPADAVLVAFGFRPSPAPWFKDFGIELNSWDGVVAPEEQEFKFQTSNPKVFAGGDMVRGSDLVVTAIWEGRNAAEGILDYLDV